The sequence below is a genomic window from Rhizobium gallicum bv. gallicum R602sp.
GGGGCGGCCTATTCGCCATGTCGACGCTCTCGCTCGTGCCCGTCTTCTTCTTCTTCCTCTTCTTCCAGCGCCTGCTGATCGAAGGCATCGCCACGACCGGCATGAAGCGCTGATGCGGATGGGAAAGTGACATGAGCATCAAGACTGTTGCCATCGTCGGCTGCGGTATCGGGCGTTCTCACATCGTCGAGGGCTACCTGCCGCATCCGGATAAGTTCAGGGTCGCAGCCATCTGCGATCTCAATGAGGAGCGGCTGAAAGCGGTCGGCGACGAGTTTGGAATTGAGAAGCGTACGACGTCCTTTACGGAGCTTCTGGGCGACGACGAAATTGACATCATCGACATCTGCACACCACCCGGCATTCATCGTGAACAGGTCGTGGCAGCTCTTGCGGCGGGCAAGCATGTCGTCTGTGAAAAACCGCTCACCGGCTCCCTCGCCGCTGTTGATGAGATCGTGGAGGCTGAAAAAAGTGCCAAAGGCGCTCTGATGCCGATTTTTCAGTATCGTTATGGCGATGGCATCCAGAAGGCGAAATCTATCATCGACGCAGGCATAGCCGGCAAGTTCTACATGGGCGCTGTCGAGACCTTTTGGCTGCGCAAGCCCGAATATTACGCGGTTCCCTGGCGCGGCAAATGGGCAACTGAACTCGGCGGCGTACTCGTAACGCATGCGCTGCACCTGCACGATATGCTCTTCCATCTCGCAGGTCCGGCCGCCCGCGTTTTTGGCAGGGTTGCCACTCGCGTCAATAACATCGAGGTGGAAGATTGCGCCTCCGTCAGCCTTCAGATGCAGAATGGCGCCTTCGTTTCGCTTTCCTGCACGCTGGGTTCGCAGCAGCAGATCAGCCGGCTGCGGCTGCATTTCGAGAACGTTACTTTCGAAAGCAACCACGATCCCTACGCGCCGGGCAAGGGGCCGTGGCAGATCATCGCCGCAAACGACGAAGTGCAAGCAAGGATCGACGCTGCGGTTGGCGACTGGCGACCGGTTGCCCCCCGGTTCAACACGCAAATGGCCCGCTTTCATGACTACCTCAGCGGTCATGGCCCGCTGCCGGTCACCAGCGCCGATGCCCGGCGTGCGCTGGAGCTGGTAACAGCAATCTATCAATCGTCCGACAGCGGCGCAGACATAGCGCTGCCCATCGGTCGCGACAGCCCTAAATACGCCGACTGGCGTGCAAAAACGAGATAACGGACCAGGAGAGGGTTTAGAAGATGGCAACAAGTGTCGTTCTTCAGAAGGTCGAGAAGCGCTACGGGTCGCTGGATGTCATCCATGGCATCGACCTCACGATCGATCCCGGCGAGTTCGTGGTCTTCGTCGGCCCGTCCGGGTGCGGCAAGTCCACGCTGTTGCGCATGATCGCCGGCCTCGAGGAGATTTCAGGCGGCGGTCTGCTGCTCGACAACGAGCGCATGAACGAAGTGGCGCCTGCCAAGCGCGGCATCGCCATGGTCTTCCAGTCCTATGCGCTCTATCCGCATATGTCGGTCTACAAGAACCTCGCCTTTGGTCTTGAGACGGCTGGATACAAGAAGGCCCAGATCGAACCGAAGGTGCGCCGCGCCGCTGAAATCCTGCAGATCGAGAAGCTTCTGGAGCGCAAGCCGAAGGCCTTGTCCGGCGGTCAGCGCCAGCGCGTCGCGATCGGCCGCGCCATCGTGCGCGAGCCACGCATCTTTCTCTTCGACGAGCCGTTGTCGAACCTTGATGCGGAGCTGCGTGTTCAGATGCGCGTCGAAATTTCCCGCCTGCACCGCAATCTCGGCAACACGATGATCTATGTCACCCACGATCAGGTCGAAGCCATGACCATGGCGGACAAGATCGTGGTACTGAATTCGGGCCGCATCGAGCAGGTCGGCGCTCCGCTCGACCTTTACAACCATCCGGCAAATCGCTTCGTCGCAGGCTTCATCGGCAGTCCGAAGATGAACTTCCTGAAGGCGAAGATCGAGCGGGTCAATGACGGCGACACGACGATCAATGTCTGCGGCAATTCAATCCGCCTGCCGCGTCGCTTGAAAGGTTCGGCCGGTCAGGAGGTTACCTTCGGCATCCGTCCGGAACACTTGTCCGTGGCCGATGGCGGCATTGCACTTGCGACCGTCGACATCGACCTGGTCGAAAACCTTGGCGGCGCCACCATGCTCTATACGAAGACGCCGGACGGCCAGCACCTGACCGTGGCTCTCGACGGTCAGCAGAAGGTTGAGCGCGGAACGAATGTGACGGCGTCCTTCGACCCCGCCCGCTGTCATGTTTTCGATGCTTCGGGTGCCACGATATAAAGCCTGCTCTGCTTGACAGCCAAGCCTGCTCTGGCCCATCCTTTGCAGGTGGGTTGCGAGGGGGAAAGCGTGACGCCTGAAGATAGGATTCATGCACTCGGCATCTGGCACGGCCCGATCGAAATCGCACCGATTGCCGGCGGCATTACCAACCGGAACTATCTCGTAACCGATCGCATATCGCGCCGCGTCGTACGCCTCGGCGCCGATATTCCGGTTCATCATATCAGTCGCCAGAACGAGTTTGCAGCGAGCCAGGCAGCCTACGCTGCCGGACTTTCGCCCGCGGTCATCCATTATGAGCCCGGCGTGCTCGTCCTCGATTTCATCGAGGCGCGGGCTCTGATGGCGGAAGACATCCAGGATGCGCAAATGCTCGCCCGCATCGTGCCACTGGTTCGCGCCTGCCATCATGACATCGCCCTTCATTTCCGTGGCCAGGCGATGATCTTCTGGGTCTTCCATGTCATCCGCGACTATGCGGCCACTCTGATTGCCGCTGAAAGCGACCATGCGCCGATGCTTCCCGCGCTGCTCGAAAAGGCCGAACTGCTCGAGCAAACCGCCGGCCCTTTCGATATCGCCTTCGGCCATAACGACCTTCTCGCCGCGAACTTCCTTGATGACGGCAAGCGTCTCTGGCTGATCGATTGGGACTACGCGGGTTTCAACACGCCGCTCTTTGACCTCGGCGGCCTCGCCTCCAACAACGAGTTTTCGGAGGATGCCGAGCGGCAAATGCTGGAAACCTATTTCGGCCGGCCGCTGACGCGGGATCTCTGGCGGCGCTATAGCGCCATGAAATGTTCATCTCTGCTCCGCGAAACCCTTTGGAGCATGGTTTCCGAGATCCATTCGACCATCGATTTCAACTATGCGGCCTACACAGTCGAAAACCTCGCGCGCTTCGAGCGTGCCTACAAGGCATTTGAACAGGACCAGTAATATGGCGAAGGAATTACCGAAGACGGCGAAAGCTGTGGTCATCGGCGGCGGTATCATCGGTTGCTCGACGGCCTATCATTTGGGCAAGCTCGGCTGGACGGATACGGTGCTGCTCGAGCGAAAGAAGCTCACCTCCGGCACCACCTTCCATGCGGCGGGCCTCGTCGGCCAGCTGCGCACCAGCGCCAACATCACCCAGCTGCTTGGCTATTCTGTCGATCTTTACAAAAAACTTGAAGCCGAAACCGGTCTCGGCACCGGCTGGAAGATGAACGGTGGATTGCGGCTTGCCTGCAATGAAGAGCGGTGGACCGAGGTGAAGCGCCAGGCAACGACAGCGCAGTCTTTCGGCCTCGACATGCGATTGCTCACTCCGCTGGAAGCCTTCGAACTCTGGCCGCTGATGACGATCGACGACGTTGTGGGCGCAGCCTATCTGCCGACCGACGGCCAGGCCAATCCCTCCGACATCACGCAGGCGCTGGCAAAAGGCGCCCGGATGTCCGGCGTCTCGATCTTCGAGGATACGGAAGTTCTCGACCTGGAAATCGACAAAGGAAAGATCCGCGCCGTCATCACCGAAAAAGGCCGCATCGAATGCGAACGCGTCATCGTCTGCGCCGGTCAGTGGTCCCGGGCTTTCGCTGCCCGTTTCGGTGTCAACGTGCCGCTCGTCTCCGTCGAGCATCAGTACATCATCACCGAATCCTTCGGCGTGCCTTCCAATCTGCCGACGCTGCGCGATCCGGATCGCCTGACCTATTACAAGGAAGAAGTTGGCGGGCTCGTCATGGGCGGCTATGAGCCGAATCCAATCCCCTGGGCGGTGAATGGCATTCCCGAAGGTTTCCATTACACGCTGCTCGACAGCAATTTTGATCACTTCGAGCAGATCATGGAGCAGGCGCTGGAGCGGGTTCCAGGCTTGCAGAAGGCGGGGGTCAAACAGCTCTTGAACGGACCTGAGAGTTTCACGCCGGATGGCAATTTCATTCTCGGCGAAGCGCCGGAGCTGAGGAATTTCTTCGTCGGCGCCGGGTTCAACGCTTTCGGCATAGCCTCCGGCGGGGGTGCCGGCATGGCACTCGCCGAGTGGGTCGCCAAAGGTGAGCCGCCTTATGATCTCTGGCCGGTCGACATCCGCCGCTTCGGCCGCCCCCACTTCGATACCGACTGGGTGCGTACTCGCACGCTGGAGGCCTACGGCAAGCATTATACGATGGCCTGGCCTTTCGAAGAGCATTCGAGTGGTCGCCCCTGCCGCAAGTCGCCGCTTTACGATCGCCTCAAGGCTCAGGGCGCCTGCTTCGGCGAAAAGCTCGGCTGGGAGCGACCGAACTGGTTCGCCGATCTCTTTGCCGACGAGGAGCCGAAGGACGTCTATACCTACGGCCGTCAGAACTGGTTCGATGCCGTCGGCCGCGAGCACAAGGCCGTGCGCGAAGCGGCTGTCATCTTCGATCAAACATCTTTTGCAAAGTTTGTTCTGAAGGGGAGGGATGCAGAGGCCGCTCTTTCGTGGATCGCCTCGAATGATGTCGCCAAGCCCGCCGGATCGCTCACCTACACACAGATGCTGAACGACAAGGGGGGCATCGAATGCGACGTCACCGTCGCCCGCATCGCCGAGAACGAATTCTACATCGTTACCGG
It includes:
- a CDS encoding GcvT family protein, with the protein product MAKELPKTAKAVVIGGGIIGCSTAYHLGKLGWTDTVLLERKKLTSGTTFHAAGLVGQLRTSANITQLLGYSVDLYKKLEAETGLGTGWKMNGGLRLACNEERWTEVKRQATTAQSFGLDMRLLTPLEAFELWPLMTIDDVVGAAYLPTDGQANPSDITQALAKGARMSGVSIFEDTEVLDLEIDKGKIRAVITEKGRIECERVIVCAGQWSRAFAARFGVNVPLVSVEHQYIITESFGVPSNLPTLRDPDRLTYYKEEVGGLVMGGYEPNPIPWAVNGIPEGFHYTLLDSNFDHFEQIMEQALERVPGLQKAGVKQLLNGPESFTPDGNFILGEAPELRNFFVGAGFNAFGIASGGGAGMALAEWVAKGEPPYDLWPVDIRRFGRPHFDTDWVRTRTLEAYGKHYTMAWPFEEHSSGRPCRKSPLYDRLKAQGACFGEKLGWERPNWFADLFADEEPKDVYTYGRQNWFDAVGREHKAVREAAVIFDQTSFAKFVLKGRDAEAALSWIASNDVAKPAGSLTYTQMLNDKGGIECDVTVARIAENEFYIVTGTGFATRDFDWIARNIPADMRAELVDVTSAYSVLSLMGPNSRDVLEKVTTSDVSKAAFPFSRVKTIGIVGCPVRALRITYVGELGYELHVPVEYATTVYDALMAAGSGFGLVNAGYRAIESCRLEKGYRAWGSDIGPDHTPIEAGLAWAVKTRKNIDFRGRKAIERQLSGGVKKMLACVVPDDPETVLLGRETIYRNGKRVGWLSSGGFGYTIGKPIGYGYIRNPDGVTEDFVLSGTYELDVARERIPCTVSLKPLYDLEMKRIKA
- a CDS encoding phosphotransferase, coding for MTPEDRIHALGIWHGPIEIAPIAGGITNRNYLVTDRISRRVVRLGADIPVHHISRQNEFAASQAAYAAGLSPAVIHYEPGVLVLDFIEARALMAEDIQDAQMLARIVPLVRACHHDIALHFRGQAMIFWVFHVIRDYAATLIAAESDHAPMLPALLEKAELLEQTAGPFDIAFGHNDLLAANFLDDGKRLWLIDWDYAGFNTPLFDLGGLASNNEFSEDAERQMLETYFGRPLTRDLWRRYSAMKCSSLLRETLWSMVSEIHSTIDFNYAAYTVENLARFERAYKAFEQDQ
- a CDS encoding ABC transporter ATP-binding protein, whose product is MATSVVLQKVEKRYGSLDVIHGIDLTIDPGEFVVFVGPSGCGKSTLLRMIAGLEEISGGGLLLDNERMNEVAPAKRGIAMVFQSYALYPHMSVYKNLAFGLETAGYKKAQIEPKVRRAAEILQIEKLLERKPKALSGGQRQRVAIGRAIVREPRIFLFDEPLSNLDAELRVQMRVEISRLHRNLGNTMIYVTHDQVEAMTMADKIVVLNSGRIEQVGAPLDLYNHPANRFVAGFIGSPKMNFLKAKIERVNDGDTTINVCGNSIRLPRRLKGSAGQEVTFGIRPEHLSVADGGIALATVDIDLVENLGGATMLYTKTPDGQHLTVALDGQQKVERGTNVTASFDPARCHVFDASGATI
- a CDS encoding Gfo/Idh/MocA family protein, translated to MSIKTVAIVGCGIGRSHIVEGYLPHPDKFRVAAICDLNEERLKAVGDEFGIEKRTTSFTELLGDDEIDIIDICTPPGIHREQVVAALAAGKHVVCEKPLTGSLAAVDEIVEAEKSAKGALMPIFQYRYGDGIQKAKSIIDAGIAGKFYMGAVETFWLRKPEYYAVPWRGKWATELGGVLVTHALHLHDMLFHLAGPAARVFGRVATRVNNIEVEDCASVSLQMQNGAFVSLSCTLGSQQQISRLRLHFENVTFESNHDPYAPGKGPWQIIAANDEVQARIDAAVGDWRPVAPRFNTQMARFHDYLSGHGPLPVTSADARRALELVTAIYQSSDSGADIALPIGRDSPKYADWRAKTR